A single Lolium perenne isolate Kyuss_39 chromosome 6, Kyuss_2.0, whole genome shotgun sequence DNA region contains:
- the LOC127308535 gene encoding uncharacterized protein isoform X1 translates to MGTREVYEEKLRSGAHLHRDPTINPGLGSARCPRCLSLLNPTTNSGEGDWAVTSVLHDATSVTGAGAGAMLSAIHGFNTGIPFVQKHVKGPKWLHLLVGVPPLILLSGASSLFGAYALPTFAQLTVTSYYAASSASHYAISQITRQIEKFHLSGTNEKSS, encoded by the exons ATGGGGACACGGGAGGTGTATGAAGAGAAGCTCCGAAGCGGCGCCCACCTCCACCGTGACCCCACCATCAACCCTGGCCTTGGCTCTGCCCGCTGCCCTCGTTGTCTCTCCCTTCTCAACCCTACCACCAACTCT GGAGAGGGCGACTGGGCCGTCACCTCCGTCCTGCACGATGCCACCTCTGTG ACTGGTGCGGGTGCTGGCGCGATGCTCAGTGCCATCCACGGGTTTAATACAG GGATCCCGTTTGTCCAGAAGCATGTGAAGGGGCCAAAGTGGCTGCATTTACTTGTTGGG GTCCCTCCTTTGATCCTACTCTCTGGTGCAAGTTCTTTATTTGGTG CATATGCCCTCCCGACTTTTGCTCAACTCACTGTGACATCGTATTATGCTGCATCAAGTGCCTCACACTATGCAATTTCACAGATCACGCGCCAGATCGAGAAGTTCCATCTATCGGGCACTAATGAGAAATCTTCATGA
- the LOC127308535 gene encoding uncharacterized protein isoform X2 produces the protein MKRSSEAAPTSTVTPPSTLALALPAALVGEGDWAVTSVLHDATSVTGAGAGAMLSAIHGFNTGIPFVQKHVKGPKWLHLLVGVPPLILLSGASSLFGAYALPTFAQLTVTSYYAASSASHYAISQITRQIEKFHLSGTNEKSS, from the exons ATGAAGAGAAGCTCCGAAGCGGCGCCCACCTCCACCGTGACCCCACCATCAACCCTGGCCTTGGCTCTGCCCGCTGCCCTCGTT GGAGAGGGCGACTGGGCCGTCACCTCCGTCCTGCACGATGCCACCTCTGTG ACTGGTGCGGGTGCTGGCGCGATGCTCAGTGCCATCCACGGGTTTAATACAG GGATCCCGTTTGTCCAGAAGCATGTGAAGGGGCCAAAGTGGCTGCATTTACTTGTTGGG GTCCCTCCTTTGATCCTACTCTCTGGTGCAAGTTCTTTATTTGGTG CATATGCCCTCCCGACTTTTGCTCAACTCACTGTGACATCGTATTATGCTGCATCAAGTGCCTCACACTATGCAATTTCACAGATCACGCGCCAGATCGAGAAGTTCCATCTATCGGGCACTAATGAGAAATCTTCATGA
- the LOC127310659 gene encoding agamous-like MADS-box protein AGL61 produces MPKSRATKPIDSDVERAATFNILHTKLFKKAAEFSTLTGARIAIVLESENGQMFTFGSPSAESVVDDFLSGNPCTDFDGEQNAGIMQLQSKVVELERDLPGVKEMGKASEKVGNELAHVQVAPQMPPSHTSLMRLGSSTQGERAGADGGYGHDVGSRGY; encoded by the coding sequence ATGCCGAAGAGTCGAGCCACTAAACCTATTGATAGCGATGTTGAGCGCGCCGCAACCTTCAACATCTTGCACACAAAGCTTTTCAAGAAGGCGGCCGAATTCTCTACTCTCACTGGAGCAAGAATCGCCATCGTGCTAGAATCAGAAAACGGGCAGATGTTCACATTTGGCTCCCCATCTGCTGAATCAGTCGTCGACGATTTCCTCTCAGGTAATCCATGTACGGATTTCGATGGTGAGCAGAATGCCGGCATCATGCAGCTGCAGAGCAAAGTAGTAGAGTTGGAGAGGGATCTCCCGGGGGTGAAAGAGATGGGAAAAGCATCAGAGAAGGTGGGCAATGAGTTGGCACATGTCCAGGTGGCTCCACAGATGCCACCATCACACACTTCCCTGATGCGTTTAGGGTCCTCTACTCAAGGGGAAAGAGCCGGTGCTGACGGAGGATATGGACATGATGTTGGATCCCGTGGGTACTAA